The proteins below come from a single Miscanthus floridulus cultivar M001 chromosome 1, ASM1932011v1, whole genome shotgun sequence genomic window:
- the LOC136486829 gene encoding cortical cell-delineating protein-like: protein MAPKVALFLALGLLLAAAAHDCEPYCSGPVVPTPPPPSHSQGRCSIDALKLSVCANVLDGVVNVGLGQHKECCPLLKGLLDLEAAVCLCTAIKANVLGIVHVSVPVGLELILNNCGKSCPKDFTCPLN, encoded by the coding sequence ATGGCTCCCAAGGTTGCTCTCTTCCTTGCCCTCGGCCTCCTCCTGGCTGCCGCCGCGCATGACTGCGAACCCTATTGCTCGGGCCCAGTTGTCCCGACACCACCCCCACCGTCGCACAGCCAGGGACGCTGCTCGATCGACGCGCTCAAGCTCAGTGTGTGCGCCAACGTGCTCGACGGCGTCGTCAATGTTGGCCTGGGCCAGCACAAGGAATGCTGCCCGCTGCTGAAGGGGCTGCTGGACCTCGAGGCCGCAGTGTGCCTCTGCACTGCCATCAAGGCCAACGTCCTGGGCATCGTCCACGTCAGCGTGCCCGTTGGCCTGGAGCTCATCCTCAACAACTGCGGCAAGAGTTGCCCGAAGGACTTCACTTGCCCCCTTAACTAA